The genomic DNA ACCTTTCGAGACCAATCATCTACCATTTTATCAGTCGGAATGGCATCGGGCTTCTCCTTATCCTTTTCTGTTTCGTCCATCTCTTTCTTCGACTTGGATGGCCGGGCCAACATCCCTGTACTTCCAACGAGCTTGGCACCCACGGCTCCCATTGCCATTCGTACCACCAGCGTATTCACTTCCAATCTTCGCGCCCTCCTTACATTCCTTTCTCGTGCTTCGTCCCTTGTAGCAGGCACTACTCCACACGCCCTAAAATAGCCACTCTTGTTCCCCGTCCCGACGCTCACTCCACCGCTATTCGTTCCTTCGTTGGCCTGTTCTCTGGCCGAGCTCGGGTGAGCCCCGAATAAACTTGTGAAGCCATTCGCGGACATAAATCCTGTCGGCCCAGCTGCCGGACTTCGCTGGGAGGCAAAGGAAGGTAGATTGTCCAATACGGAGCCAGTTCTAGACCACCTTTTCAGTCGCTCTCGGAGTCGAAGCTCTCGTTCGTCCTGGTTGGCACCGGATTCTCGGCTTGCGACCGGGGTCGGCACAATTCGTGGTCGTTGGCCCATGAGGATGTTCATGATTCCTGAAGCGGGACTGGGTGGTCCAGGCGAAGGCGAGCTGGAAAGTGAAGGCACGGATGATGGAGATACTCCCAGAACCAAGGTCGTAGGATGAGGCAGAGGGTTAGACGGTCTGAGAAGATGGCCTTGCCGACGGGAGCGGATAGCAGACAAGAGAGCCGGGTACCATGTGTGTGCACTTGGTGCTAAAAGAGAGAAGTCTCGAAGGTAGATTATCCTTGGTCGGGGTTGTGTGCTTGAAGGACTGGAAGAGGGAACAGGTGCATTGATAATCGACTCGAAGAAGTTTTTAAGTTCCGATTGGCCCATAGGAGTATCTCTTCCTGATCCAGATGAAGACGAACCAGGGACCAGTGGGTTACCTCGCATACGAAGTGCTCGGGCAGGGATAGCGACGGCTGAAACATTGCCAAAAGTGACTCGTTGGATACTGGAGTCTGGCTCATCGTCGTCATCCAGATCGTCGTCGTCCGTGTCAGGGTCCTCAGAGATTGGCCGGGAAGCAGGAGATCCGGTGGAGGGGAAATGAAGAGGGTTGTGGGGGAACTTGAGAATCGAGGCGGCTGAATAAATTTCAATAAAATGAGAATTATAAAGTGGTGCATGAAACACACCTTTGCCAAAGCTACCGTGCTCACCAGCTGCAAGCTGGGCCGCATCCACGACTATAACATCTCCGTTCACACGACTAGCCAGTTCCTTGACTGTATCATCGATGACATACTACGCGCGAGTTAGTTCCAGTCAGAGGAAAATTTAAGCAACTCACAtcgcccccctcaattgggCAATAGAGAGCCAGTGTCGGTTCAACCAATGGGAGCCCATTGGTTGAATAGGCTGCGCGATACTGTGTCTGAGGCTGAAGAGTGACCAGGAGTTGTGCCAGTGCATCTTGGAGCATATCCTCTGGAGGCAGGGTCCGGGCGTCGCCTTCGCCTAGAGTCTTCCCTGCCCATATGGACTCGGGGTTTACAGACGCCTTGGTGGTAGGCGGAGGCGGCGGTGGCGGGGGCTTGTTTGGACTGCCTGGGGGTCGCCCGACACGTCTCCGAGGCTTCTCTTGGTCTTGGTCAGTCTCTGTCTCGCTCGGTTTGGGGCTGACAAGCGGCCCTTGACTGTCCTCAACCGGCGCATATGCATAGGCCGGAATGCGACGGGGAAAATCCGGCGGTAACTTCCTAGGGTGAGATAGAGTCGCGGAAGATGTGAAAGCCGACGTCGAACGACTCTGGCGAGACGTGGAAGGTCGGCCAATGGCGAGTCGGACGCGGATGGCGCGCATCGGGTAGATTCTCGAGAGAGTAGATCACGTAAGCGAATATGGCTTAAGCGCTCTGATATCATGGTCACGTGCTCTGCAGCGTGTGACAGCAAGTGCTGACATTCGGCAGCCGCAGAGCAGAGGCATCGCGCTACGACATGAGCACTCTTTCCCCCAACTCTGGTGTTGACAAGCCCAGCTTGATCGCCGACGCGTGGCTCAGATGTTGTCGACGGCAAATTAGCGCTTGACCTAGCCACTCATACATACGACGAGAATGTATACCTCTTCGTCCCCAATCTCATTGGTTTGTTCTTTCCTCCAACTTCGCTATTACTGACTCTTGCTCAGGCTATACACGTGTCATTCTCGTTGGCATATCACTCCATTATATGGGAAGTCACCCCAACGCGTGCACCCTTCTCTACGGTATATCCGCCCTCTTAGATGCCGTTGATGGACAAGCGGCACGGGCGCTCGGCCAGACATCCAGATTCGGTGCTGTGCTAGACATGGTAACAGACCGGTAAGTGGGCACATGCTGTCTGAAATTTATGTTCGGCTGATCCTTGTTTAGATGCGCGACGTCATGCTTGTTGTGCTATCTCTCATCACGATACACATCCTACGCCGCGCTCTTCCAGGTTCTCATCTCCCTCGACTTTAGTAGCCACTATATGCACATGTATAGGTAAGTAGATCATAGTCTCAGGGATACCGCGCTTGCCCTCACACCGCATTGCCCCTTTCAGCTCTCTTGTGACAGGTTCAAAATCGCACAAGGCCGTAACGAGTGATGTCAGCCGCATCCTCTGGTACTACTATAATGATTCCGTAAGCACATCCTGATACCCACCTTATCGCCCCTGACTTACTTTATCTAGACAACACTCTTCGTATTTTGTGCATGCAACGAGCTTTTCTTTGTTGCACTCTATCTCATCTCCTTCGGTCCCTATAAACCTGTCGGTGGACCTTTTACCACCATCGCAGAACTGCTTCTATCATTTCAACCGACTGGAGCGCCCATCCCCGCGCTCGACTCGGCCGCCAAGCTCATCGGAAATCTCTCATGGCCGGATGTTTTGGCACTGATCACCTTCCCTATATCATTCGCCAAGAATGTGATCAACGTAGTGCAGCTGTGGAAAGCCAGCAAGATGCTTGTCGGCGTAGATCTTGCAGATCGAGCAAAGGAGCGAGAGGCGAGACATGGTGTCAAGCAGGAATGAGTCTATTTGGATCGGACATCTTGTAGCACGCTGTATAAACTCTTCTCTTTATGCCCTGAAAAAGTAGCGTTAGCAGGTATAGTAACTAGCGAACTTTTACCCTTGTGTTTCTGCCTGTGTCTTTGCTGTATAGGATACATCCAATTTGTTCAGCACAATTAAATAATATTTCCTCTTTGTGCATTTGAGTTTGGGCTCGCAATAATTATGCGCCCTCAAGTGATGGCTGTGACCCATGGATTCGAAGCACACGAGCCAGAAGGCGCGTGGTGATTAGCGCCCCGGCGGTTTTTGGACCAATCCAATCCAATTGGGCGAGAGTATTCATCTACTGATATCGCTCGAGGAACGGCGTTGGTGGCCGAATGGTTGGTAACACACGCGTCGTGGCGTGATCGACGCGCTAACTACAACCACAACCACAACGTACCCTGCTCCCAATGTCCAGTCCCAAGTCTCTCAAGAAAGAAACAACTAGTTTATCTATCACTAGTACAGAGGTTGATACCAAAACAACTACACTAAAAGTAGAATCCGCCACCGTTGCTTCCACATCTCTCAAACGTTCCGCCGAGCAACTCTCTGAATTCGAAGGGGAGGCGAATGTAAGCGAAGAGAGAGCAACGAAAGTTCAGAAGAGTGCGAAGAGTGAGTACGAGCTCTTAGTTCTAACCCTCGATTCAGTTATTTGAATCGCTTGCACTACAGTTCCTGCTATGTTTCTTCCTCGCTCGGCCGTTGCTCAAGCGAGCACGGCGTTCAAGTGGCTGCCTGCACTGGCGCTCCCAGCTCATCAACCAAGGCAACTTCTCCCTATTATATCCGGGCCTTCAACCAGCACCACAAAGGGTGATATCCCTCAAGTTGGTCCAGCAACATGTTTGTACGGGATTCATTTAGAACAGAAAGCGACTTCCAAGGTATGCATACCTCTCGATTCAACATCTTACCGTATGTAACACTACGTTGCGCAGGTAGCAATGTTCGATCTGGACGATACACTCATCACTCGCAAGA from Rhizoctonia solani chromosome 16, complete sequence includes the following:
- a CDS encoding CDP-alcohol phosphatidyltransferase, with product MGSHPNACTLLYGISALLDAVDGQAARALGQTSRFGAVLDMVTDRCATSCLLCYLSSRYTSYAALFQVLISLDFSSHYMHMYSSLVTGSKSHKAVTSDVSRILWYYYNDSTTLFVFCACNELFFVALYLISFGPYKPVGGPFTTIAELLLSFQPTGAPIPALDSAAKLIGNLSWPDVLALITFPISFAKNVINVVQLWKASKMLVGVDLADRAKEREARHGVKQE